The genomic window CTATTGGTGTTTCCACTACAGAAGTAAAAAGTTGTATGGCCAAAGGCGTTCTATTGTCTGAAGAAACAGTACATATATAGTGCAGCACTTTTGGCTAtcgttttccttttcctttttcttttcccgaGAGATGTGCAGCGATTTCTGTTCATTCCAATGTTGATGAGTCCCCAGTTGAGGGTGCTCAGTGTTCACATCCTGGTTTATAATTGAATCCGAATTTACCCAAAGATAGCTATACTAAAAGATGATTTTGCTTGAACCAGTACTCTAAACCAAATCTAAGCCATTTATATGtgctttaagatttgtgctaatgcaaacttccaaaaattcaaaCGAAGCCAACCCATTTTCATATAAATTGCACAAATCTTAGCGAGTTCATGTACTGAACTAGTGATGGATCCATCCAATTCTTTTATTGCAAATTCTCAGGCcattttggtttgaagccaaaatgTACCCTACCAAATTGTTTGTCACTTTGAATAGTATTTTGTTAGTGTTTGGTTTGCTGCCAAAATATAccaatagcaaaaaaaaaaaaaaaccaaaattttagcacTACCAAAACATGCCTAGATTTTGGTAGTACCAATATTTTGGcatggtagcaaaccaaacgcTCTACTCAGGTCCCAAAGGCCCTATATCCTTTTCAGCTCATTTATTGAAGTATTGAAACATATTATTTGCTCTGTGCCTTGAAATTTCTTCTATTGCGTGTTTTAAGCTACATATTAAACTTATTTTTTGAATACTTAATTTCATTTAAACTATCTCTATAGAATCAAACGGATAATCCGATCAATAGTCTGAATAAAAGCCTATAAAAAACCTCCTCCAAATGGACCTGTGGTGCACAGCAGGCGACCGTCGTCGGATCAGGTGGTCCGGCGCAGCGGCACCGTTCCACAACGTTCCAGAACCATCTAGTCCGACCCCCGACCAGACCCGACCCGATCCGACCCCAACCCTGTCGCAGCCGCACCACCCGGTAACCTACCCCTCCGGAACACCGAACACCCTTACCCACCCaaacaacttttttattttttagccttcttaattttaattttaaaaatatttttttccaaaacttatttttaagatataaatcaAACTGACGTGATAAAATAATACTAGCACATCGGTATCACTAACATgatagtatgttttttttgtcaggtCAGGCGGGGCTGACGTGGTCAAAATATTCAGATTTTAGGAGGTTTtgtttttaaaactaaatattaaaatgtttttaaaaattgatCGCAAACCCCGTGGATTCCAAGGAGGAGCAGGAtaagccgccgcggccgcggggcAGCGGAAGCGCGCGGATTGGGGATAAAGCGGGGTTGGGGATTGGGATTAGGCTTAGCTCCTCTTTCGCTTTAGCCGCAGCTGCTTCGCTCTGCTTTCTCCGTAGGGTTTATCCCTTTGCTTCTCCTCGTCTCCCTCCCCCTCGCACGCAAAGGCACAAAGCCCGGATTCCACCGCCGGAGCCGACCCGCTTCGAGGCGAATCGAGAGGTACGGGTGCTGGGATACGTCGCCGATGTTTTCcggccgtttttttttttgggggggggggggatttcgGGGGTTGTGTGGTGTTTTTCGGGCGGGTGGGTGTTTGTACGATTTGATTTCGTTTTTGGGTTGTTTTTGGTGTTGAATTCGTGGATTTGGTTGGTGGATTCGGGCTGAATAGTGGGTTGGTTTGGGTGGGTTTCCCTAAATTTGGTCGAATCGAGTATTCGAGTGAGGAGTATTGTTGGCGTCTGATTTGGGGAGGTGTTGACTTGTGCATCCCCCTCCAAAAAAATGGATAAATTTACAGTCGTCTTCGTTCAGATTTGGGGACTCTGTTCTCATATAGATTAATGGGTAGTATGGCAGATTTTGCCACAAATTTTGAGTTAGTTGATAAGTCCTTGCCGTTGCGCAGTTAGCTTTCCAGCCAGCAATCGAGGATGTCGTCGGTGCAGCTCTCCGGTGCCGGAGTCGCCGCGGTGGCCTTCACCAAGAATGGCGCGTCTTCCTTCGACGGgctccgcctcgcgccgccatCTGTGCGAGTCTGCTCCTCCAGGCGCCCGTCTCGTAGCCTCGTCGTCAAGGCCGCCACGGTCGTCACCCCAAAGGTATACAGAGGTGTTAAGCTTCCCAATTATCTGTAGATTATGGCGAGCTTGGTTATGGTTAGCATGAGTGAGTTAACGAATTTCGTTGTCGCATGGCAGTATACCTCGCTCAAGCCTCTGGGAGACAGAGTGCTTGTGAAGCTTGGTGCTGCAGAGGAGAAGACTGTTGGTGGGATTCTGCTTCCGTCAACCGCACAGTCTAAGCCTCAGGGAGGTGAGGTTGTTGCTGTTGGAGAGGGAAGAACTATTGGGGATAAGAAAGTTGAGGTCAGCTTGCAGGTAAAGTTCTTCTCACAATGAGATTGCAAGTGTACCTGTATGATGTCTAGTACTACATTTCTTACCCCATAGCTCGGTTGTGAGTTGCAAGTAGCAGTGACACGGCAATTTACTTGTTGGTTGTTGCCAACTAAATTTAAAAGCATATTGTGTGTGATGCCTTATCAAGAATGCGATGTTAATGGTGTACGGGGTCTGTGAGGCTGAAGTTTCTATGGCACAAAACTCATGTGAAACCAACAGAGGTTTCTCATGATTGCTTTATGACTGTTGTTCAGAGTATGCAACACTGATATATTTTGATTGTTAGTTTCTGGTTTGGTTAAACATATGAATCCACGTAAGGAGTATCCTTTGGCAATGGGCAAATATGTATGAGCATTTGCTTAATTTTGTCATCCATACAAATAGATGTTGTTAGTCTTTCATAGCACTAGGAGAGTAGGAGGTGGTGCATATGACCCGGGTTTGAGAAACAACAgaaaaccgggaaaaaagaatcgctcaaccctttttttttaaaggactGGTTCACTCCCTCATGTTGGTATTACTAGCAACTTCCATGGAGAACATTTATTTAGTTAGTGCCTGGTTTACAAGTCCAAACCCACAATGTTTTGGCATCTCCATCCCTCAACTAGATTCACTAATGTAcatatgaatttggacacatatatgaagcacatacatgaatctattcaaaactcaaaacgtcttataatgtgaaacaaaGAAAGTAACTAGGTAAAGCAGCTTCTGAGGTAATGCTGTGTGACTTGTTTGTTTATAGTTATCTTGTTGAACAGGGTACAATTTGTTCTGACTGATGGGCGAAAAAGGCTTTcaatctctgtttttttttcttagatgcACCTTGCAACTTTATCTTGGTTCCTGCATGACAATAATTGTTTGGGTTCATCATCTTGTCTACTGGAAATGTCTCTAAGATAAGGTTTAGATTGGTGAAAAATTTACTGATAGTGATGCTTGTTACAGGACCTTAGATTGGTGAAAAATTTACTGATAGTGACTCTTGTTACAGGACCTTGGTTATTTTCATTTGTTGTGTAACTAGTTTTCACTTAACTTGAATTTCTGCAAGGAGATACTACATTAGTAAACTTAATTTAGACAATCATAGCGATTGGCACTACAGCAGAGCCTACTGTTGAATTTCAGTGCAGCAATTGTGCTATATATTACCTGATGAACTTGGTGCAATAAGATGTTAAAGTGCCAATCTGCCAATTTGTTCTGTTGCTTTTATGTTGTGGTTTACTGCTTATGCCTTCTAATGGCAGTAtcaagtgatttatattgttcTGTAGATTGGGGCTGAAGTTGTATATTCAAAATATGCTGGGACTGAGGTGCAATTTAACGACACCAAACATCTTATTCTAAAAGAGGATGATATCATTGGTGTTCTTGAGACTGATGATGTCAAAGATATGAAGCCCCTTAATGACCGGGTTCTCATCAAGGTATCCATATgttattgttattgcttcttaaGATAGTTGCCAGTAGGGTTATGGTTTATAGGTAATGAAATTGGAGAATGTTGAATAAATTGTACATCTTGCCGTTGTACTTCCTAGACAACCTTTGGTAATGATTCCCTGCTTTTGTAAATTTGACAGGTTGCTGAGGCTGAAGACAAAACTGCTGGTGGCCTTATTCTCACTGAAACCACTAAGGAGAAGCCATCAATCGGAACAGTAAGTTCTTACCATTGTCTCTTTAAGCCTTGTTATTGTTATTCTATTGCTGTGAACCTAGATTGTTGGGCTATATGCAAAGATTTGTGCATGTACTGAGCCAAGCGATAAAATGGACATCTAGCCACTTTCAAGAAGTGGTTTCGCTGAAATGCCATTCCGAAAACGCGTTTCGCTAAAATGCCAATATGTAGCGTGCACTCACCGCCACTTGCCATTTTGGCCATTTTGTGCATTTTCAATTGCATTTTCGCTGGAATGTGGCTTGATGGGACCAAATTGCCCTTGCTCGCCGGTTGAAAGGGGATCGATCCAGTTCATGGGAGGAAAGAGGACGAGCGCGGTGAGGTAGTCTGCGTGGCCAAAATGGAGGAGGCGGTGAGCGaacgcatggcggcggcggtgatgacgGCGACACGGGCATGGCGACGCCGCAACGAAGGGAGACGCACGGCCTCCACGCCGTCACGGACGACGCCCTGTCCGCCGACGAAGAAGCTGACGACAGACGGCCATGACCATCGCCAGGATGCCGAACCCCCACCCTCACCAGCGCGCTGATGTTGATGGCCAGGATGCTTGACGAGGTGGAGGTGAGGTCGTCGAGGTGGAGGACCCGACGACGCTTGTagacgaagcagcggcggcggcgtcctcgaggTTGAGCGAGTGGAGGACCTGGCGGCGCTTGTAGAcgaagcggcggcagcagcgtccTCGAGGTCGGGCGGGTGGAGGACCCGGCGGCGCTTGTAGACGAAGCCGTTGCAGTTGCAGATCTCCCAGTCctcgttgccgtcgccgccggcggtggaggcgtactaaaatccatgcgctctctctcctctctactcTCTCTTTTTCGCTGAGATTGATTTCGCTTGCTGTGGCGGCTAGGCTCTGATCCGTCGATCCGTGcgctcgccggaggaggaggaggatttggggtgtgtgtgtgtgcacggcggtggcgcgcggcgggatGATGCTGGCGGGGCACAGGTtcaggaaggggaagaaggcggtggaggaggaggtgaacgGGTTCttcatggaggaggaggaggtagcggTGTCGGACGCGTCGTCGATCGGGGTGGCATCGTCGGACAGCTCGACGGGAGAAATCGTCGTCGGAGAAGGAGGGGCATTCTCGTCTCTTCAAGCCGCTTCCCAGAGAAAATGATATCCAAAATGGTGAAAATGGCAAAGTAGCTGTGATGGCGCACTCCATATTGGCATTTTAGCGAAACACGTTTTCGGGATGGTATTCCAGCGAAACCATGTTTTCAAAGTGGcaaaatgtccattttctccaGCCAAGCTGAACTGAATTTGCATGAGTTTTACCTGTTTATTACCTTCTGAATGCAGGTTGTAGCCGTTGGTCCAGGCCCTCTTGATGATGAAGGCAAGAGGCAGCCATTGTCAGTTTCAGCGGGCAGCACTGTGATGTACTCCAAGTACGCAGGCAGTGAGTTCAAGGGAGCTGATGGCACCAACTACATTGTCTTGAGAGTATCAGATGTGATGGCTGTCCTATCTTGAGCTGTGATTTGTTTCAATTTTGAGTTCAGAATAGACGGTAGCAGGTGGTAATGGTTGCCATGTGGTGATCTTCACTCTGCGGAGATGCTGTCTTTGATAATCCTAGAATTCGAACGCAACAATTTGCAGATCTCCTACGGGATCAACATTCCACTGTGActgatttttatttataaaagtttgTTTTGTTTCAAGGCCTTCCTTCATTGCCTCTTTAGCCCAATTTTGTCTTTCCACTCATCAGTGTTTTCATCGGCTGGTTTGGCAAAACGGTGATTGCTATTTTTATCGCTTCCTCTGTGTGCAAATATACGggcatttgaaaattttaaaatttgtttataatttaaattttagactaCTTTGTTCCATTAGTCTCAATATTTTTCCATCTTATTTCCCACCATCTTTCCATTCCATTTTTCTTATTTAAGATTAAATTTGCAGAAATACTACAGGACTGTATTCGGTTTAAATGGAACAGCTGTATGTTACGATGATATCACTATAGTACTTAGGTATCAAGGTATCAGATTTGATACCTACGAGATATTATATATAAATCTGATATCTACGGGGTATGGTATCTATCTGGGACCTATTCTTACGtttagggcaagtactataggCATCCAAGTATAAGCTCTAAGATGCCACATAGGACTAAATAGtgaggtggagaagagaagaaggatgagagagaaataatcACCTCTCATGCAAGAGGCAGTCTCTACACAAACTTCAA from Oryza glaberrima chromosome 6, OglaRS2, whole genome shotgun sequence includes these protein-coding regions:
- the LOC127778134 gene encoding 20 kDa chaperonin, chloroplastic-like — protein: MSSVQLSGAGVAAVAFTKNGASSFDGLRLAPPSVRVCSSRRPSRSLVVKAATVVTPKYTSLKPLGDRVLVKLGAAEEKTVGGILLPSTAQSKPQGGEVVAVGEGRTIGDKKVEVSLQIGAEVVYSKYAGTEVQFNDTKHLILKEDDIIGVLETDDVKDMKPLNDRVLIKVAEAEDKTAGGLILTETTKEKPSIGTVVAVGPGPLDDEGKRQPLSVSAGSTVMYSKYAGSEFKGADGTNYIVLRVSDVMAVLS